The Thermaerobacter subterraneus DSM 13965 sequence GGGTAACCCGTGACCGGCGGCTTGTGCTTCCAGGAGCCGGCGGGCGAGCCGCCGGCGCCGCCAGGCGGCCACCAGGAGGACCAGGGCCAGCAGCGCCAGCCCCCCCGCGCCGGCCAGCAGGGCCACCCGCCGGGTCGCTTCCCGGGCCTGCCGCTCCTCCTCCAGGGACTGCTGCAGGCGGTCGGCCACCGTGGTGTCGAAGGGCATGGCCACCACCTCGACCTGGTCCTGGCGCTGGGGGTCGCTGCCGATGGCCGCGGCCACCGCCTGCTGGAGGGCCTGCCGCCGCTCGGGAGTGAGATCGCCGTTGACCACCACGGCCACCGACAGGCGCCGGACCGCACCCGGGGCCACCTGCACCCGGTCGACCACCTGGTTGACCTCGTAGTTGGCCGTCCGCTCGCTGCGCTGGTAGTCAAGGGTGCCGCCGCCCACCTGGGGATAGGTGGGGATGTTGCTGTCCCCCGGCACCCCGCCCGGTGCGGGCTGGCCGGTGAAGGTCTCCTGCAGCTCCTGGATGGACCGCAGGATGCCCTGGCCGCCGTCGGCCGGGGGCTCGAAAAGGTGCCGCTCCACCACCTGCTGGTCGAAGTTGAGCTCCGCATTGACCCGGGCGATGACGTTGCCCGGGCCCAGGACCTGCTCCAGCAGGGTCTGGAGGCTGCGCTGCAGCTCCGCCTCGAAGCGGCGTTCCACCTCGAAGCGGTCACCCGGCACCACGGCGGTCCCTTCCTGGGCCAGCTCCACTCCGGCCGAGAGCAGGCGGCCGGTGGTATCCACCACCGTCACGTCTTCGGGCTTCAGGCCTTCCACCGCCGACGCGACCAGGTGCATGATGGACCGCACCTGCTCGGGCTCGAGCTCCGCCCCTGGTTTCAGCTGGACCAGCACCGCCGCCGTGGCAGGCCGCTGCTGGCTGACAAAGGGGCTGCGCTCGGGCCGCACTACGTGGACCCGCGCCGCCTCGACCCCCTCCAGCCGGCCGATGGTACGGGCCAGCTCGCCCTGGAGCCCCCGCAGGTACTGCACCTGCCGCTCGAACTCCGTGGCACCCATCGGCATGTTCTCCAGAAGCTCCAGGCCCACCGTCCCCTGGCGCGGCAGGCCCTGGGCGGCCAGGTCCAGGCGCAGCCGGTCGACCTGTTCCGCGGGCACCAGAATGGCCTGCCCCCCCTGGGCCAGCTGGAAGGGGATGCCTTGCTCCTCCAGCTGGCCGGCGATGGCCGCGGCGTCGGTGGGGTCCAGCTGGGTGAACAGGGGGGCCCACTGGGGCCCGCTGCGCCCTGCCAGGGCCAGCGCCACCAAACCGGCCAGGGCCAGAGCCGCCGCCGAGACCACCACCCACCGGGCCGCCGGCCTGAGCTTCCGGAACCAGGCCATGAATTGCTGGGGAAGCTGCCGCACCTGTGCCAGGGGCATGGAGGATTCCGCCGCCTCCTCGACCGACCGCGACCCTGCCTTCCGGCCCCGTGCCGCTCATCCCGCCGGCCGCCGCAGGGCCGCACCCGTCACACGGGCATGCGCATGATCTCCTGGTAGGCCTCGAGCGCCTTGTTGCGCAGCTGCACCGCCAGTTCGATGGCCAGCCGCGCTTTCTCGCTGGCCACCATGACCTGGGACAGGTCCTGGACCTGGCCCGTCACCAGGCGCCGGGCCATGGCGTCGGCCTCGCCGGCCGCGCCCTCCAGCTGCTGGAGGGCGCGGGCCAGTTCCTGCAGGAAGCTGGGTCCCACGCCACCGGGCCCGGTGGAACCGGCCGCCGGGCCGTCGCCCGCGGCCGCAGCCGCCGCCCTTCCGGACGGTCCGAAGGTCCCGCCCAGACCGGTCGCCGGGGAAGAACCGGGCCAGGCGACGTTGCCGGGGGCTTGGACACCCCATGGGTTCATGGCTCAGACCTCCTCCGTTGCAGCCGCAACGCTGCCGGGACCCTGGCGGTCCCAGGGGCATCCGGCAGCCGCAGGGCCGTTCAGCCGCGGCCAATGTCCAGCGCCCGCAGGGCCAGGGTGCGGGCCGCGGCGAAGACCGCCACATTGGCCTCGTAGGCCCGGGTCGCCGCCAGCAGGTTGACCATCTCCGCCAGCGGGTCCACGTTGGGGTACGCCACGTAACCATCCGGGCCCGCGTCGGGATGGGCCGGGTCGTACACCAGCCGGGGCGGCGAGGGATCGCCGACCACGGCCGCCACCTGGACCCCGCCGGGGGCGGCTCCGGTCCCGCCGGGACCCGCCGCGCCCGGACCGGCTACGGGCGGCACCGGCCCACCCGCTACGCCGGCCAGGGGGGAGCGTGCCCAGCCGGCTGCGGCACCCGCCGCCGGCACCGGCCCCGGCACCGCACCCCGTTCCCGCAGGATCCGGGCGAAGGGCGTCGCGCGTTCCTCGAAGACCGGCACCAGCCGGCGGTAGGGCCCGCCCTGGGGGGTACGGGTGGAGTCCACGTTGGCCAGGTTGCTGGCGATCAGGTCCAGGCGCAGCCGCTGGGCCGTCATGCCGCTGGCCGCGATGTCGAAGGTGCTGAACATCCCGCCCGCCACCGCTTACCGCCTCCCCTCGGCGATGACCGTGCGCAGCAGGGCGATGCGATCGGACAGCTGCCGCACCAGGGCCTGATAGTGCACGCCGTTTTCCGCCATCCGCGCCATCTCCGCGTCCAGGTCGACGTTGTTGCCGTCGTTGCGCAGGGAGGAACCGGTCTCCCGGTATACCGCTACCGCCGGATCTGCTGGTGCCCACCGGCCCGGCAGGTGGCCTGGGTGGGTGACGCCCAGGGACAGCCGGCCACCGGGTACGGCAGGCCCGACCGCCACCCCGCCCGCTCCGGCTGCCCCCGCGCCCCCGGCCCCGGTGGCTGGTGCGGCCGCCACGGCCGGTTCGGCCCCTCCGGTCCCGGCGGTGCCGGCGGCCCCGGCTGCCCACCCCGCGGCCTGGCCTCCCGCCGGCCCGCGACCGGCCAGCGCCGCCTCCAGAGCCCGGGCGAAGTCGAGATCATACCGCTTGTAGCCGGGCGTCTCGGCGTTGGCCACGTTCTGGGCCAGCAGTCGCTGGCGGAGGGCCAGGACCTCCAGCCCGGCAGCCAGTTCATCGTTGACGCGCCCCCACACGGGTCCATCCCCTCCCGCCGCTGGAAAAGAAAGCCGCCCGCGGCGCGCCAGGCACCACGGGCGGACGAGAGGATTGCCAAGGGTCCACCGCGCGGCGTTCGGCAGTCCGGCCGTCATAGTCCCGTGCTGGCGGGACCTTAGACCCGTGACTTTGCGAACCTGCCTTTCGACAGGGGTGCCTTTGTCGCTGCCGCGGGGGGTGGCCGCGCCCCGGCCTGTGCAACCGGGACAGAAACCGCGGCTCACCCCCGAAGCTTATTCAGTTGTAGCGGCTTTCCAGCCGGCACTGGTCGACATGATTCTGCACCGAACTGGTCATTCCTTCTATCCGCGACAAAAAATTTGGGACCCGGGTCCTGGTTTTGGGTCCCTCTTGCGGCAGGGTGGGTTTTGCCAGCCAGGATCGCTTGCCCTGGCTCCTTCGCTTGCCCCCGGGGGGCGGCCGGTCAGGATTTCGCCCGCGCAGGCCGCCTGGGGCTCGCCGCCGGCTCCCCGGCCGGCCCCGGACTCCCGGCGCCGCCACCAGGGGGCAGGGCCCTCAGAGGATGTACCGGCTCAGATCCTGATCCTGGAGGACTCCCTCCAGCCGCTGGCGGACGAACGCAGCATCCACCACCACCTTGCCCTGGAGGGCGTCCGGGGCGTCGAAGGCCACCGGCTCCAGCAGCCGTTCCAGCAGGGTGTGCAGGCGCCGGGCTCCGATGTTCTCCGCCTGCTGGTTGGCCCGGGCCGCCATGTCCGCCAGGGCCTCCACCGCGTCCGGGGTGAACTCCAGCTCCACCCCGTCGGTGGCCAGCAAGGCCTGGTACTGGCGCAGCAGGGCATTGTCCGGCTCGGTCAGGATGCGCTTGAAGTCGTCCCGGGTGAGGGGCTGCAGCTCCACCCGGATGGGGAACCGGCCCTGCAGCTCGGGGATCAGGTCCGAGGGCCTGGCGATGTGGAAGGCTCCCGCCGCGATGAAGAGGATGTGGTCCGTGCGCACCGGGCCGTGCCGGGTCATCACCGTGGAGCCCTCGACGATGGGCAGGATGTCCCGCTGCACCCCTTCCCGGGAGACGTCGGGCCCGTGGCCCCGCTCCCGGCCGGCGATCTTGTCGATCTCGTCGATGAAGACGATGCCCGCCTGCTCCGTGCGCCGGATGGCCTCGGCCACCACCTGGTCCATGTCGATCAGCTTCTGGGCCTCTTCCTGGGCCAGCACCTCCCGGGCCTCCCGCACCGGCAGGCGGCGCCGGCGCTTGCGCCGGGGCAGCCAGTCCTTGAGCAGGTCCTGCACGTTCAGGGTGACCTCTTCCAGGCCCGGCCCGCCCAGGATGTCGACCATGGGCGGCGCCTGGTCTTCCACCTCGATCTCGACCACCTGGTCCTCCAGCTGCCCGCTGCGCAGCCGCGCAGCCGCCTCCTGGCGGTGCCGGCGCCAGTCCTCCTCTTCCTCGGGCCGGGCGGGCTCGGCCGGACCCGGCATCCCGGCCCCCAGGGACCCCAGCAGCATCTCCCAGGGCGACCCGGCGCGCTGGGGGCGCCGCCGGGGCGGCGGAACCAGCACGTCCAGCAGGCGGTCGTCGGCCGCGGCCCGGGCCCGGTCCTCGACGGCGGCCACCCGCTCCGCCTTGACCATGCGGATGGCCGTCTCCAAGAGGTCCCGGATGATGGACTCCACGTCGCGGCCCACATAGCCCACTTCGGTGAACTTGGTCGCCTCGACCTTGATGAAGGGAGCTCCCGTCAGCCGGGCCAGCCGCCGGGCGATCTCCGTCTTGCCCACCCCGGTGGGGCCGATCATCAGGATGTTCTTCGGCGCCACCTCGTCCCGCAGGTGCGGCGGCAGCTGCTGCCGCCGCCAGCGGTTGCGCAGGGCGATGGCCACCGCCCGCTTGGCCTCCGCCTGGCCGACGATGTACCGGTCCAGCTCCGCCACGATCTGGCGGGGGGTCAGCCGGTCGGGTTCCCACGCGGCGCCCTGGACGGCTCCCCGTTCCACGGTCGTCCCTCCCCCTGGCGGGTGGCCGCCCCGATCGGGCCGGCCCCCGGCCCGGGCCCGTTGCTCCCGGCCCAGGCCCGTGCGGCTGGAGTACGGCGAGAGTACGGCGAGAGCACGGCTAGAGCTCCTCGATCACCAGCTGGTCGTTGGTGTAAACGCAGAGCTCGGCGGCGATGCGCATCGCCTCCCGGCAGATGGCGGCGGCATCCAGGCCGGTGTGCCGGGCCAGGGCCCGGGCCGCCGCCAGGGCGAAACCGCCGCCCGACCCCACCGCCACGATCCCGTCGTCGGGTTCGAGCACTTCCCCCGACCCCGACACCAGCAGCAGGTGGTCGGCGTCGGCCACCACCAGCAGGGCTTCCAGGCGGCGCAGCAGCCGGTCGGTGCGCCAGTCCTTGGCCAGTTCCACCGCCGCCCGGACCAGCTGGCCGCCGTGTTCCTCCAGTTTCCCCTCGAAGCGCTCCATCAAGGCCACGGCGTCGGCCACGCTGCCCGCGAACCCGGCCAACACCCGCCCGTGGTAGAGCCGCCGCACCTTGCGGGCCCGGTGCTTCATCACCATGTGCTGCTGCAGGGTCACCTGGCCGTCGCCGGCCATGGCCACCCGGCCGTTGCGGCGCACGGCCAGGATGGTGGTGCCGTGAAAGCGGGGTTGCCCCTCGCCCATGCGCTGATCCCTCGCTCTGGCCCGCCGGCCTTCCGGCTCGTGCTGGGGCCTGGTGACGGTGCCGGTCCGCCCTGCCGAAGGGCGCGGATCCGTTGCCCGCCGCGGGCGGCGACCACCCCGCCCGGGGGGCGCCGGGAACCCCGGCGGCGGGGACTACCCGGACGGCGACGATCCCGGCTGCAGCCCCTGGCGCCCCCCTGCCGGCCCGTACCCGGCGGGCGAACCGGGTGCGCCTGCCGAGGGCGGGGCGCCCAGGCCCTCCGGCTCCGGCGCCGCAGCCCCCGGTGC is a genomic window containing:
- the fliF gene encoding flagellar basal-body MS-ring/collar protein FliF, yielding MPLAQVRQLPQQFMAWFRKLRPAARWVVVSAAALALAGLVALALAGRSGPQWAPLFTQLDPTDAAAIAGQLEEQGIPFQLAQGGQAILVPAEQVDRLRLDLAAQGLPRQGTVGLELLENMPMGATEFERQVQYLRGLQGELARTIGRLEGVEAARVHVVRPERSPFVSQQRPATAAVLVQLKPGAELEPEQVRSIMHLVASAVEGLKPEDVTVVDTTGRLLSAGVELAQEGTAVVPGDRFEVERRFEAELQRSLQTLLEQVLGPGNVIARVNAELNFDQQVVERHLFEPPADGGQGILRSIQELQETFTGQPAPGGVPGDSNIPTYPQVGGGTLDYQRSERTANYEVNQVVDRVQVAPGAVRRLSVAVVVNGDLTPERRQALQQAVAAAIGSDPQRQDQVEVVAMPFDTTVADRLQQSLEEERQAREATRRVALLAGAGGLALLALVLLVAAWRRRRLARRLLEAQAAGHGLPAVPGSTAGTVAAGPAGRGTAAVPGPGGPVPGPAGAAATGANGKAAEATVLEQVSELVKNQPEHVAQVIRSWLAERSAN
- the fliE gene encoding flagellar hook-basal body complex protein FliE, with the protein product MNPWGVQAPGNVAWPGSSPATGLGGTFGPSGRAAAAAAGDGPAAGSTGPGGVGPSFLQELARALQQLEGAAGEADAMARRLVTGQVQDLSQVMVASEKARLAIELAVQLRNKALEAYQEIMRMPV
- the flgC gene encoding flagellar basal body rod protein FlgC encodes the protein MAGGMFSTFDIAASGMTAQRLRLDLIASNLANVDSTRTPQGGPYRRLVPVFEERATPFARILRERGAVPGPVPAAGAAAGWARSPLAGVAGGPVPPVAGPGAAGPGGTGAAPGGVQVAAVVGDPSPPRLVYDPAHPDAGPDGYVAYPNVDPLAEMVNLLAATRAYEANVAVFAAARTLALRALDIGRG
- a CDS encoding flagellar basal body rod protein FlgB, producing the protein MWGRVNDELAAGLEVLALRQRLLAQNVANAETPGYKRYDLDFARALEAALAGRGPAGGQAAGWAAGAAGTAGTGGAEPAVAAAPATGAGGAGAAGAGGVAVGPAVPGGRLSLGVTHPGHLPGRWAPADPAVAVYRETGSSLRNDGNNVDLDAEMARMAENGVHYQALVRQLSDRIALLRTVIAEGRR
- the hslU gene encoding ATP-dependent protease ATPase subunit HslU; its protein translation is MERGAVQGAAWEPDRLTPRQIVAELDRYIVGQAEAKRAVAIALRNRWRRQQLPPHLRDEVAPKNILMIGPTGVGKTEIARRLARLTGAPFIKVEATKFTEVGYVGRDVESIIRDLLETAIRMVKAERVAAVEDRARAAADDRLLDVLVPPPRRRPQRAGSPWEMLLGSLGAGMPGPAEPARPEEEEDWRRHRQEAAARLRSGQLEDQVVEIEVEDQAPPMVDILGGPGLEEVTLNVQDLLKDWLPRRKRRRRLPVREAREVLAQEEAQKLIDMDQVVAEAIRRTEQAGIVFIDEIDKIAGRERGHGPDVSREGVQRDILPIVEGSTVMTRHGPVRTDHILFIAAGAFHIARPSDLIPELQGRFPIRVELQPLTRDDFKRILTEPDNALLRQYQALLATDGVELEFTPDAVEALADMAARANQQAENIGARRLHTLLERLLEPVAFDAPDALQGKVVVDAAFVRQRLEGVLQDQDLSRYIL
- the hslV gene encoding ATP-dependent protease subunit HslV, with translation MGEGQPRFHGTTILAVRRNGRVAMAGDGQVTLQQHMVMKHRARKVRRLYHGRVLAGFAGSVADAVALMERFEGKLEEHGGQLVRAAVELAKDWRTDRLLRRLEALLVVADADHLLLVSGSGEVLEPDDGIVAVGSGGGFALAAARALARHTGLDAAAICREAMRIAAELCVYTNDQLVIEEL